TAGTGTTAACCAAACGCTGGGTTTTGCCCGAAATTTTACGGCAAATCTGGCATATTAATCCTTACGTAACCTCTATGAAGATAGCTTTAACCATGAGGTGCCACAGGGCGCTGTCACGGTCTTTGCCAATCGTCACAGGGGGCGAAATAGACAAAGCAGGAGCATCCAGATGCCACAGGATGGAGGCGGCGAACATTCCGTCATCAGTTTTTCAGGGTTCATGAACGCAGCAAAGTTCCATGCAATCAATGAAGTAGAGGCCTATTGGGAAGCGATCCGTGCCGGGCGGCTGGTCCCGCGTCGGGCGGACATCGATCCGCGCGGCATCGAACGCGCCCTGGAATATGCCTTCATCCTGGAACGTGTGGCGCCGGGGATCGCCCGATTGCGGATCGCCGGGTCGCATCTGTCGGATCTGATGGGGATGGAGGTGCGCGGCATGCCGATCAGCGCCTTCGTGACGCCGGCATCCCGCAACAAGATCGGGGACGTGCTGGAACAGGTCTTTGAAAGCCCGGCCAAGGCCACCGTCGATCTCTATTCCGAAAGCGCCATAGGCAAGCCCGAGATCTCGGCGCGCCTGGTTCTCTTGCCGATGAAAAGCGACCTTGGCGACATCAGTCGCGCGCTGGGCTGTTTCGCCACGGTCGGAGAGATTGGCCGCACGCCGCGCCGTTTCGAGGTGGTCGATACCGAAGTGAAGCCGCTGCTGGGCGATTTCATGGCCCCGCAGACCACGACGGAAGACGACGTGATCCGGGCTGGCGTC
The Pseudooceanicola algae genome window above contains:
- a CDS encoding PAS domain-containing protein, whose protein sequence is MPQDGGGEHSVISFSGFMNAAKFHAINEVEAYWEAIRAGRLVPRRADIDPRGIERALEYAFILERVAPGIARLRIAGSHLSDLMGMEVRGMPISAFVTPASRNKIGDVLEQVFESPAKATVDLYSESAIGKPEISARLVLLPMKSDLGDISRALGCFATVGEIGRTPRRFEVVDTEVKPLLGDFMAPQTTTEDDVIRAGVTAAPQAGEKATSKGFNDVAARFKSRSGSRTTSTPHSAQLKPGPRPYLSVVTSDKDA